The following are from one region of the Noviherbaspirillum sedimenti genome:
- the dnaA gene encoding chromosomal replication initiator protein DnaA: MENFWQACSAQLEQELTPQQFNAWIKPLAPLDFEEGLLRIAAPNRFKLDWVKTQFANRIHALATAHWDGPIEVQFVLDPRLNGPKKQPATASMPAQAQHNGAHAASLLPAFQEIPVETMTPRREQSRINPDLTFDSFVTGKANQLARAAAIQVANNPGTSYNPLFLYGGVGLGKTHLIHAIGNQLLVDNPNAKIRYIHAEQYVRDVVTAYQRKGFDDFKRYYHSLDLLLIDDIQFFAGKSRTQEEFFYAFEALIAAKKQIIITSDTYPKEITGMDDRLISRFDSGLTVAIEPPELEMRVAILLKKAVQEGTPLSDDVAFFVAKHLRSNVRELEGALRKILAYSRFHGKEITIDVVKEALKDLLTVQNRQISVENIQKTVADFFNIKVADMYSKKRPANIARPRQIAMYLAKELTQKSLPEIGDLFGGRDHTTVLHAVRKIAGDRAKNPECNHELHVLEQTLKG, from the coding sequence ATGGAAAATTTTTGGCAGGCCTGTTCCGCCCAATTGGAGCAGGAACTGACTCCGCAACAATTTAACGCCTGGATCAAGCCTCTCGCTCCCCTGGATTTCGAGGAAGGCTTGCTGCGTATCGCCGCGCCCAACCGCTTCAAGCTGGACTGGGTCAAGACTCAGTTTGCCAACCGCATCCATGCGCTGGCCACCGCCCACTGGGATGGCCCGATCGAAGTCCAGTTCGTACTCGACCCGCGCCTGAATGGCCCGAAAAAGCAGCCGGCCACCGCCAGCATGCCTGCGCAAGCGCAGCACAACGGCGCCCATGCGGCCAGCCTGTTGCCGGCTTTCCAGGAAATTCCTGTCGAAACCATGACGCCGCGGCGCGAGCAAAGCCGCATCAACCCCGACCTGACCTTTGACAGCTTCGTGACGGGTAAAGCCAACCAGCTGGCGCGCGCCGCCGCCATTCAGGTGGCCAACAATCCCGGCACATCCTACAACCCGCTGTTCCTGTATGGCGGCGTCGGCCTGGGTAAGACCCACTTGATCCATGCCATCGGCAACCAGTTGCTGGTCGACAATCCCAACGCGAAAATCCGTTACATCCACGCTGAACAGTACGTTCGCGACGTAGTGACCGCTTACCAACGCAAGGGTTTCGACGATTTCAAGCGGTATTACCACTCGCTTGACCTGTTGCTGATTGACGACATTCAATTCTTCGCCGGCAAGAGCCGTACCCAGGAAGAATTCTTTTACGCGTTTGAAGCCCTGATTGCCGCAAAGAAACAAATTATCATTACCAGTGATACTTACCCGAAGGAAATCACCGGCATGGATGACCGCCTGATTTCCCGTTTCGATTCGGGCCTGACGGTGGCCATCGAGCCGCCCGAGCTGGAAATGCGGGTGGCCATTTTGCTCAAGAAAGCAGTGCAGGAAGGCACGCCGCTGTCGGACGACGTGGCGTTTTTCGTTGCCAAGCATTTGCGCTCCAACGTGCGCGAGCTGGAAGGCGCGCTGCGCAAGATCCTTGCTTACTCGCGTTTCCATGGCAAGGAAATCACCATTGATGTGGTCAAGGAAGCACTGAAAGACTTGCTGACGGTACAAAACCGCCAGATTTCCGTGGAAAATATCCAGAAAACCGTGGCGGACTTTTTCAATATCAAAGTCGCCGACATGTATTCGAAAAAGCGCCCGGCGAATATTGCGCGGCCACGGCAGATCGCCATGTATCTTGCCAAGGAGTTAACGCAAAAAAGTTTACCGGAAATCGGCGACC
- the rpmH gene encoding 50S ribosomal protein L34 — protein sequence MKRTYQPSVVRRKRTHGFRVRMATRNGRAILNARRAKGRKRLAV from the coding sequence ATGAAACGTACTTACCAGCCTTCCGTCGTCCGCCGCAAGCGTACCCACGGTTTCCGCGTGCGCATGGCCACCCGTAACGGCCGCGCCATCCTGAATGCACGCCGCGCCAAGGGCCGCAAGCGCTTGGCTGTCTAA